The proteins below are encoded in one region of Oncorhynchus masou masou isolate Uvic2021 chromosome 15, UVic_Omas_1.1, whole genome shotgun sequence:
- the mpl gene encoding thrombopoietin receptor, which translates to MDLNLCVWLWTILCWVDVLGQGTRDGAVPHLSKKDVLLLADDANPKCFTRTQYDFTCFWEMPDNKSYDFFYSNDDREEKRCNLILQRTEEGKVLHVCSFPPSEVFLFTFTHIRVMEGSSNYTLYARTVCVEDQVLLDPPVNVSLHPTGQTGQFQVEWHTPREWENNMQYGIRYSSQSLRERTELIKPVRSQIHSLVSLAPGEVVSVQLRVKPNGYSEKETSGHWSDWSAPKTAMVPQSAADISLLCHTSDLQNITCQWNGQAYRDDTYTIYYKLGPSESEGWRECMQNENISYHCSFHGAKSSEIRVKLSAGPATSRRTFYTEPFRLNNSIQTAPPGRLRGQWEKGRLCLKWDTPLLALSVHLMYQHRYQPREETVWKLVILPGPETSTCLDIQTGVQYYIQVRARPNGSVYAGYWSDWSPRLTVDTPSDIGALISCIPLMMLVGSVVFISMFSRYLSKLKQYLWPPVPNLDKVLHGFLTDINGQTWDPPFNIKQCSEETSACVVEIMSEREAPGRGMLPLLLSPEQGTSGGEEESLPTLVLEVSPDYVTLTTDDVIPRLGGNEYVYDGEVGAESQSLGVGGEEVLQVRCHCSFTRSSSFPSSSSTTDILNHSYLLLAEHPIKRLDYPGQQGAPQGSRVYVNLEDTSSANTNA; encoded by the exons ATGGATCTCAAtctctgcgtctggctctggacCATATTATGCTGGGTGGATGTTCTGGGGCAGGGGACCAGGGATGGGGCTGTCCCTCATCTGTCAAAGAAAG ATGTTCTGCTGTTGGCGGATGATGCAAATCCAAAGTGTTTTACCAGGACACAGTATGACTTCACCTGTTTCTGGGAGATGCCAGACAACAAGTCTTATGACTTCTTCTATAGTAACGATGA tcGGGAGGAGAAGAGGTGTAATCTGATTctccagaggacagaggaggggaaaGTCCTCCATGTctgctccttccctccctctgagGTCttcctgttcaccttcacacacaTCAGAGTGATGGAGGGCAGCTCCAACTACACACTATATGCACGCACGGTCTGCGTCGAGGaccagg TTCTCCTGGACCCCCCTGTGAATGTATCCCTTCACCCGACAGGGCAGACTGGGCAGTTCCAGGTGGAGTGGCACACACCCAGAGAGTGGGAGAACAACATGCAGTATGGGATACGTTACTCCTCCCAGAGCCTGAGGGAGAGAACTGAACTG ATAAAGCCAGTGAGGTCCCAAATCCACAGCCTGGTCTCTCTGGCGCCAGGGGAGGTGGTCAGCGTCCAGCTGAGGGTCAAACCCAACGGCTACAGCGAGAAAGAGACCAGTGGTCATTGGAGCGACTGGTCGGCCCCCAAAACTGCCATGGTTCCTCAGAGTGCAG CTGATATCTCATTGTTGTGCCACACTTCTGACCTGCAAAACATCACCTGCCAATGGAATGGGCAGGCCTACAGAGATGATACCTACACCATATACTACAAGCTGGGACCCAG TGAAAGTGAGGGCTGGAGAGAGTGTATGCAGAATGAGAACATCTCCTACCATTGCAGTTTCCATGGAGCAAAGTCCAGTGAGATACGGGTCAAACTCAGCGCTGGTCCTGCTACTTCCAGGCGGACCTTCTACACTGAGCCTTTCAGACTCAACAACAGCA TTCAAACAGCCCCTCCTGGGAGGCTGAGGGGACAATGGGAGAAGGgcaggctgtgtctgaaatgggaCACACCCTTATTGGCCCTGTCTGTCCACCTGATGTACCAGCACCGCTACCAGCCTCGAGAGGAGACTGTCTGGAAG ctggtGATCCTGCCGGGCCCAGAGACCAGTACCTGTCTGGACATTCAGACTGGAGTTCAGTACTATATCCAGGTCAGAGCCAGACCCAACGGGTCAGTCTACGCTGGCTACTGGAGCGACTGGTCACCCCGACTCACTGTGGACACGCCCTCAGACATAG GTGCCCTCATCTCCTGCATCCCTCTCATGATGCTCGTTGGATCAGTCGTCTTTATCTCCATGTTCTCCAGGTATCTCAG TAAGCTCAAACAGTATCTGTGGCCACCAGTCccaaaccttgacaaagtactcCACGGCTTCCTGACAGATATCAACGGACAGACTTGG GACCCTCCCTTCAACATCAAGCAGTGTTCAGAGGAGACCTCAGCTTGTGTCGTGGAGATCATGTCTGAGAGGGAGGCTCCAGGCAGAGGGATGCTTCCTTTACTACTCTCCCCAGAGCAAGGCACTTCAGGCGGGGAGGAGGAGAGCCTGcctaccctggtcctggaggtcagTCCGGACTACGTGACCCTGACCACAGATGACGTCATCCCCCGTCTCGGAGGGAACGAGTACGTGTACGATGGGGAGGTGGGGGCGGAGTCTCAGAGcctgggggtggggggagaggaggtgctCCAGGTGAGGTGTCACTGCTCCTTTACTAGGTCCTCCAGCTTCCCATCATCCTCCAGTACCACGGACATCCTCAACCACTCCTACCTACTGCTGGCCGAGCACCCCATTAAGAGACTGGACTATCCAGGGCAGCAGGGCGCCCCCCAGGGCAGCAGGGTCTATGTCAACCTGGAGGACACAAGTTCAGCAAACACAAATGCCTGA
- the LOC135556160 gene encoding pre-mRNA-splicing factor 38A-like encodes MANRTVKDANSIHGTNPQYLVEKIIRTRIYESKYWKEECFGLTAELVVDKAMALKFVGGVYGGNIKPTPFLCLTLKMLQIQPEKDIIVEFIKNEDFKYVRLLGAMYMRLTGTSVDCYKYLEPLYNDYRKIKSQNRNGEFELQHVDEFIDELLHSERMCDIILPRLQKRQVLEEAELLDTRISALEEDLDEVETSDEEDEEEEKTERVQTPEPHRRSYRDNDRPRRSPSPRYRRSSRSPRRRSRSPKRRSPSPRRERHRSKSPRRHRSRERRHRSKSPGHHRSHRHRSHSKSPERSSKKSHKKSRRGNV; translated from the exons ATGGCAAATAGGACGGTTAAAGATGCCAACAGTATACATGGAACAAATCCACAATACTTGGTAGAGAAAATTATTCGTACTCGAATCTATGAATCAAAATACTGGAAAGAAGAATGCTTTGGACTGACGG CTGAGCTTGTCGTTGACAAAGCCATGGCGCTGAAGTTTGTCGGTGGAGTTTATGGCGGAAATATCAAACCAACACCGTTCCTGTGTCTCACTCTGAAGATGCTGCAGATCCAGCCAGAGAAAGACATCATTGTAGAATTTATCAAAAACGAGGATTTCAA ATATGTCCGCTTGCTTGGCGCCATGTACATGAGGTTGACTGGGACATCAGTGGATTGCTACAAATACCTGGAACCACTGTACAACGACTACAGAAAAATCAAGAGTCAGAACCGAAATGGGG AGTTTGAGCTGCAACACGTCGATGAGTTTATTGATGAACTGCTACACTCTGAGAGAATGTGTGACATAATCCTTCCCAGGCTTCAG AAAAGGCAGGTTCTTGAGGAGGCGGAGCTGTTAGACACACGCATCAGTGCACTGGAAGAAGACCTGGATGAGGTGGAGACCAGTGacgaggaagatgaggaagaggagaag acagagagagttcaGACCCCAGAGCCCCACAGACGGAGTTACCGAGACAACGATCGGCCTCGCCGCTCGCCCTCTCCACGCTACAGACGCAGCAGTCGTTCACCCAGACG GAGGAGCAGATCACCTAAGAGGCGAAG CCCATCCCCCCGGCGAGAACGTCACCGCAGCAAAAGCCCCCGTCGCCACCGCTCCCGAGAGAGGCGTCACCGCTCAAAGTCCCCAG GGCATCACAGGAGCCACAGGCATCGCAGTCACTCCAAATCCCCAGAGAG GAGTTCAAAAAAGAGCCACAAGAAGAGTCGAAGAGGAAACGTGTGA